From Streptomyces zhihengii, the proteins below share one genomic window:
- the hutH gene encoding histidine ammonia-lyase, with amino-acid sequence MHTVVVGTSGTTADDVVAVARRDARVEIAAEAVAALAAARAVVDALAAKPEPVYGVSTGFGALATRHISPELRAQLQRNIVRSHAAGMGPRVEREVVRALMFLRLKTVCSGRTGVRPEVAQTMADLLNAGITPVVHEYGSLGCSGDLAPLSHCALALMGEGDAEGPDGTVRPAGELLAAHGIQPVELREKEGLALLNGTDGMLGMLIMALADLERLYKSADVTAALSLEALLGTARVLAPELHAIRPHPGQGASAANMLAVLEGSGLTGHFQEEEAPRVQDAYSVRCAPQVAGAGRDTMAHARLVADRELASAVDNPVILPDGRVESNGNFHGAPVAYVLDFLAIAAADLGSIAERRTDRLLDKNRSHGLPPFLADDAGVDSGLMIAQYTQAALVSEMKRLAVPASADSIPSSAMQEDHVSMGWSAARKLRTAIGNLNRIVAVELYAATRAIELRRHLTPAPASRAAIAALRAAGVEGPGPDRFLAPDLEAADAFVRDGRLLAAVEPVTGPLA; translated from the coding sequence ATGCACACTGTGGTGGTGGGGACGTCCGGTACCACCGCCGATGACGTCGTCGCCGTGGCCCGCCGGGACGCCCGCGTCGAGATCGCCGCCGAAGCCGTCGCCGCGCTCGCCGCGGCCCGTGCCGTCGTGGACGCCCTGGCCGCCAAGCCCGAGCCCGTCTACGGCGTCTCCACCGGCTTCGGCGCCCTGGCCACCCGGCACATCAGCCCCGAGCTGCGTGCCCAGCTCCAGCGCAACATCGTCCGCTCGCACGCCGCCGGCATGGGGCCGCGCGTCGAGCGCGAGGTCGTGCGCGCGCTGATGTTCCTGCGCCTGAAGACCGTCTGCTCCGGCCGCACCGGCGTCCGCCCCGAGGTCGCGCAGACCATGGCCGACCTGCTGAACGCGGGCATCACGCCCGTCGTCCACGAGTACGGCTCCCTCGGCTGCTCCGGCGACCTCGCACCGCTCTCGCACTGCGCCCTGGCCCTCATGGGCGAGGGCGACGCCGAGGGCCCCGACGGCACCGTGCGGCCCGCCGGCGAGCTGCTCGCCGCCCACGGCATCCAGCCCGTCGAGCTGCGCGAGAAGGAGGGCCTCGCCCTCCTCAACGGCACCGACGGCATGCTCGGCATGCTGATCATGGCCCTCGCCGACCTCGAACGGCTCTACAAGTCCGCCGACGTCACCGCGGCCCTCTCCCTGGAGGCCCTGCTCGGCACCGCCCGGGTCCTCGCCCCCGAACTGCACGCCATCCGGCCGCACCCCGGCCAGGGCGCGTCCGCGGCCAACATGCTCGCCGTCCTGGAGGGCTCCGGCCTCACCGGCCACTTCCAGGAGGAGGAGGCGCCGCGCGTCCAGGACGCCTACTCCGTGCGCTGCGCCCCGCAGGTCGCGGGCGCGGGCCGGGACACCATGGCCCACGCCCGCCTCGTCGCCGACCGCGAGCTCGCCTCCGCCGTCGACAACCCGGTGATCCTGCCCGACGGCCGCGTCGAGTCCAACGGCAACTTCCACGGCGCGCCCGTCGCGTACGTGCTCGACTTCCTCGCCATCGCCGCCGCGGACCTCGGATCCATCGCCGAGCGCCGCACGGACCGGCTGCTCGACAAGAACCGCTCGCACGGCCTGCCGCCGTTCCTCGCGGACGACGCGGGCGTCGACTCCGGTCTGATGATCGCCCAGTACACGCAGGCCGCCCTGGTCAGCGAGATGAAGCGGCTCGCCGTCCCGGCGTCGGCCGACTCCATCCCGTCCTCCGCGATGCAGGAGGACCACGTCTCCATGGGCTGGTCCGCCGCGCGCAAGCTGCGCACCGCGATCGGCAACCTCAACCGGATCGTCGCCGTCGAGCTGTACGCGGCGACCCGGGCCATCGAGCTGCGCCGCCATCTGACGCCGGCCCCGGCCTCCCGGGCGGCCATCGCCGCCCTGCGGGCCGCCGGCGTCGAGGGCCCCGGCCCCGACCGCTTCCTCGCGCCCGACCTGGAGGCCGCGGACGCCTTCGTGCGGGACGGCAGGCTCCTCGCGGCCGTGGAGCCCGTGACGGGCCCCCTGGCCTGA